A region of Odocoileus virginianus isolate 20LAN1187 ecotype Illinois chromosome 11, Ovbor_1.2, whole genome shotgun sequence DNA encodes the following proteins:
- the ZBTB37 gene encoding zinc finger and BTB domain-containing protein 37 isoform X2, which yields MEKSGNIQLEIPDFSNSVLSHLNQLRMQGRLCDIVVNVQGQAFRAHKVVLAASSPYFRDHMSLNEMSTVSISVIKNPTVFEQLLSFCYTGRICLQLADIISYLTAASFLQMQHIIDKCTQILEGIHFKINVAEVEAELSQTRTKHAEGPPESHRVTPNLNRSLSPRHNTPKGNRRGQVSAVLDIRELSPPEESTSPQIIEQSSDVESREPILRINRAGQWYVETGVADRGARSDDDVRVLGAVHIKTENLEEWLGPENQPSGEDGSSAEEVTAMVIDTTGHGSVGQENYSLGSSGAKVARPTSSEIDRFSPSGSVVPLTERHRARSESPGRMDEPKQPTSQFFESLISN from the exons ATGGAGAAAAGTGGGAACATACAACTGGAGATCCCTGACTTCAGCAACTCTGTCCTGAGCCATTTGAACCAGCTGCGCATGCAGGGCCGTCTCTGTGACATCGTGGTCAACGTGCAAGGACAAGCTTTTCGGGCTCACAAGGTGGTCCTGGCTGCCAGCTCCCCCTACTTCCGGGATCATATGTCCTTGAATGAGATGAGTACTGTCTCCATTTCAGTCATCAAGAACCCGACTGTTTTTGAACAGCTCCTTTCTTTCTGTTATACGGGGCGGATATGCCTGCAACTGGCGGATATCATCAGCTACCTGACCGCTGCCAGTTTTCTGCAGATGCAGCACATTATAGACAAATGTACCCAGATCCTGGAGGGCATTCATTTCAAAATTAACGTGGCTGAGGTTGAAGCCGAATTAAGTCAAACAAGGACCAAGCATGCAGAGGGACCTCCGGAGTCTCACAGAGTTACACCAAATCTAAACCGCTCCCTCAGCCCCCGACACAATACCCCCAAGGGAAACCGGCGAGGTCAGGTGAGTGCTGTCCTGGATATCCGGGAGCTCAGTCCTCCCGAGGAGTCCACCAGCCCGCAGATAATTGAACAGAGTTCTGATGTAGAGAGCCGGGAACCCATCCTTCGGATCAACCGAGCAGGACAGTGGTACGTGGAGACAGGGGTAGCAGACCGAGGAGCCCGGAGTGACGATGACGTTAGAGTCCTGGGAGCAGTACACATCAAAACGGAAAACCTAGAGGAGTGGCTTGGGCCCGAGAATCAGCCTTCCGGAGAAGACGGGAGTAGTGCAGAGGAGGTCACGGCCATGGTGATTGACACCACGGGCCATGGCTCTGTAGGACAGGAGAATTATTCTTTAGGATCCTCAGGAGCCAAGGTGGCTAGGCCAACAAGCAGTGAGATTGACAG ATTTAGCCCCTCTGGCAGTGTTGTTCCCTTGACGGAGAGACACAGAGCCAGAAGTGAGTCTCCTGGGAGAATGGATGAACCTAAGCAACCCACTTCCCAG